The following are from one region of the Rhizobacter sp. AJA081-3 genome:
- the urtA gene encoding urea ABC transporter substrate-binding protein — MSHDQDPDLKSLQRRRLLQGAAALPLAGIPAWALAQQFPTAKVNTTKLAITDTEVTVGQLHSATGTMAISETGSIQAEQLAIDQINAMGGILGRKIKVIKEDGASDWPTFAEKSKKLLVNDKVAAVFGCWTSASRKAVLPVFEKENGLLYYPTFYEGLEQSKNVIYTGQEATQQIIWSLDWGAKEKKAKTYFLVGSDYIWPRTSMKIARKHIETVGKLGKVVGEEYYPLGNTNFNSLINKIKVAKPDCIFCAVVGGSNVAFYKQLKAAGITGDKQFLLTLSVTEDEMTGVGGENFTGFYSSMKYFQSLDNENNKKFVAAFKAKYGKDAVIGDVTQAGYLGPWLWKAAVEKAGSFDVDKVVAASPGIELKTAPEGYVKLDANHHLWSKARIGQGQPDATFKVVAESAELIKPDPFPKGYQ, encoded by the coding sequence ATGTCCCATGACCAAGACCCCGATCTGAAATCGCTGCAGCGCCGCCGCCTGCTGCAAGGCGCCGCCGCGCTGCCGCTCGCCGGCATCCCGGCCTGGGCGCTCGCGCAGCAGTTCCCCACCGCGAAGGTGAACACCACCAAGCTCGCCATCACCGACACCGAGGTGACGGTCGGCCAGCTGCACTCGGCCACCGGCACGATGGCGATCAGCGAGACCGGCTCGATCCAGGCCGAGCAGCTCGCCATCGACCAGATCAACGCGATGGGCGGCATCCTCGGCCGCAAGATCAAGGTCATCAAGGAAGACGGCGCCTCCGACTGGCCGACCTTCGCCGAGAAGAGCAAGAAGCTGCTCGTCAACGACAAGGTCGCCGCCGTGTTCGGCTGCTGGACCAGCGCCTCGCGCAAGGCCGTGCTGCCGGTGTTCGAGAAGGAGAACGGCCTGCTGTACTACCCGACCTTCTACGAAGGCCTGGAGCAGAGCAAGAACGTCATCTACACCGGCCAGGAAGCCACCCAGCAGATCATCTGGAGCCTCGACTGGGGCGCCAAGGAGAAGAAGGCCAAGACCTACTTCCTGGTCGGCTCCGACTACATCTGGCCGCGCACCTCGATGAAGATCGCGCGCAAGCACATCGAGACGGTGGGCAAGCTCGGCAAGGTGGTCGGCGAGGAGTACTACCCGCTGGGCAACACCAACTTCAACTCGCTGATCAACAAGATCAAGGTCGCCAAGCCCGACTGCATCTTCTGCGCGGTGGTGGGCGGCTCCAACGTCGCCTTCTACAAGCAGCTCAAGGCCGCGGGCATCACCGGCGACAAGCAGTTCCTGCTGACGCTGTCGGTCACCGAGGACGAGATGACGGGCGTGGGCGGCGAGAACTTCACCGGCTTCTACTCGTCGATGAAGTACTTCCAGTCGCTGGACAACGAAAACAACAAGAAGTTCGTCGCCGCCTTCAAGGCCAAGTACGGCAAGGACGCGGTGATCGGCGACGTGACGCAGGCCGGCTACCTCGGCCCCTGGCTGTGGAAGGCGGCGGTCGAGAAGGCCGGCAGCTTCGACGTCGACAAGGTCGTCGCGGCCTCGCCCGGCATCGAGCTGAAGACGGCGCCCGAGGGCTACGTGAAGCTCGATGCCAACCACCACCTGTGGAGCAAGGCGCGCATCGGCCAGGGCCAGCCCGACGCCACCTTCAAGGTGGTGGCCGAGTCGGCCGAATTGATCAAACCCGATCCGTTCCCCAAGGGATACCAGTAA